One genomic segment of Luteolibacter sp. Y139 includes these proteins:
- a CDS encoding methyltransferase family protein, whose amino-acid sequence MNLVYLWGSFLFKHRNTVFPVFLAILFVIFPPVLYGGTLRSDLPLDLLGVGLCVLGQVIRGAVIGFAYIKRGGLNKKVYADTLVTKGIFGVTRNPLYVGNLLAAAGILVVHNHPMVYLIAGLFTLVSYQAIVLTEERFLRNKFGEEFEQYCREVPRWRPRLSRLRGATDGMTFQWGKVVLKDYSTCCTWMVIVSLLFMYEGYRVPGDDTVRLIIGAAVLAGAAVFSLVVHSIKKNASRKRVAQA is encoded by the coding sequence ATGAACCTCGTCTACCTCTGGGGCAGCTTCCTTTTCAAACATCGCAACACCGTTTTCCCGGTGTTCTTGGCGATTCTGTTCGTGATCTTCCCGCCGGTTCTTTATGGCGGCACGTTGCGAAGCGATCTGCCGCTTGACCTTCTCGGCGTGGGCCTCTGTGTCCTGGGCCAGGTCATTCGCGGTGCAGTGATCGGCTTCGCCTACATCAAACGCGGTGGCCTGAACAAGAAGGTCTACGCCGATACCCTGGTGACCAAGGGGATCTTCGGCGTGACGCGCAATCCGCTCTACGTCGGCAACCTGCTGGCAGCCGCCGGCATCCTGGTGGTCCACAATCACCCGATGGTTTACCTGATAGCGGGCCTGTTCACGCTGGTCTCCTACCAGGCGATCGTGCTCACCGAAGAGCGCTTCCTGCGGAACAAGTTCGGCGAGGAATTCGAGCAATACTGCCGTGAGGTTCCACGCTGGCGGCCGCGGCTTTCCAGGCTCCGCGGGGCCACCGATGGGATGACCTTCCAATGGGGCAAGGTGGTCTTGAAGGACTACAGCACCTGCTGCACTTGGATGGTGATCGTCAGCCTGCTCTTCATGTATGAAGGCTACCGGGTGCCCGGAGATGACACCGTCCGGTTGATCATCGGCGCCGCCGTGCTTGCCGGAGCCGCTGTTTTCAGCCTGGTGGTCCACTCCATCAAGAAGAACGCCTCGCGCAAGCGGGTCGCTCAGGCTTGA